The DNA segment GCATGCATCGAGTCTTGGAAATGTCGACCTGCAGCGTATCGCAAAGGCGCTGCGTGATCGCTTCCCTGCCAAAGACACGGCCAGCGGCTTCAATCACGAACTTCGGCACCGGCAGCAATCGCGCGCGCCGGTTGAAGGCCGTCGCCGTCCTTTGCAGCAAGGCTTTGACCGTCAGGTCTTCGCCATCGCTGACGAGAAATATCTGATTCGCCGCCGCCGGATGATGCAGGCAGGTGGCGATGCAGTCGACCAGGTTATCCAGCGAAACCAGGCTGCGCCGGTTGTCGAGTGACCCGAGGGGAAGCGGTACGCCCTTGCGTAACCAGCGCATCATCGCCTGGAAGTTGGCCTTGACGCCGGGGCCGTAAACCAGAACCGGCCGAAGGATCACAACCTCCATTCCGGTTTGCCCCGCAAGTTGCATCAAGGCTTGCTCGGCCTCGAGCTTCGAAATTCCGTAAGGGTCCTGCGGCCGCGGTTCATCGTCCGTCGTGAACGGCTGGCCGACGGGAGTGTTCTCTCCATTGACCTTGATCGAACTCATGAAAACAAAGCGCCGGACGCCCAGCGCAGCCGCCTGCCGCGCCAGGTTCAGGGTCAGAGCCACGTTGATGCGCCGGTATTCCGCCAGCGGATCGGCCGCGGTTTCCTGCATGAGATGTACACGGGCCGCCAGATGGACGACGGAATCGACCCCCGAAAGGGCGGCAGTCCAATCCGTGCGTTCGTCTATTTCCCCCATCGCTGCATGTTGCACGTCAGCCGACTGACCGCCATCGCAGTTTCTGCGGACGGCACCACGCACGCGATAGCCCCGGGATGGCAAATCGGCGCAAACCGCCTTCCCGATGAAGCCGTTGGCACCCGTGACGAGTATTCGCCGACCTGAACCCGTTGCCGGGTCAGGTCCTGGATTCCCTCTCGCCCCCCACGGGGCCGCTGTCGGTTCCTCCGCGCATTCGCTGCGCAGAACCCCACCCCACTTGCGCCAATACAGCAAGCCCGACCTTGCGGTGAGAAGCATGGCCTGGAACGAGCGATGAGTATCGCGCGCCCATCTGTGGGTTACGCGGACGCTCGGAACATAGAACACGCGGGCGACCTTGAGTATTCGCCGGCCGATATCCGCATCCTCGTAGTGCAGGAAGAAATCCGGATCGAAACCGCCGATAGCCTGCAGCGGCGCGGTGCGAAAGAACATGAAACAACCCGTCGGATACTCCA comes from the Sulfuritalea hydrogenivorans sk43H genome and includes:
- a CDS encoding NAD-dependent epimerase/dehydratase family protein, with translation MERTLLALQQAVLVAKQHYALRPSLTLIDNSDDLALYLAISNWFEGFRARVPDWSLQLVQSPGNVGYGRGNNLAIAHAHSDYHAVINPDLFVDADALLEALRFMEDHADVGLLSPAVVGEDGERHYLCKRNPTLLIMFLRSFAPLWLQSLLHSVVDEFEMRDCDYDKPIHPLEYPTGCFMFFRTAPLQAIGGFDPDFFLHYEDADIGRRILKVARVFYVPSVRVTHRWARDTHRSFQAMLLTARSGLLYWRKWGGVLRSECAEEPTAAPWGARGNPGPDPATGSGRRILVTGANGFIGKAVCADLPSRGYRVRGAVRRNCDGGQSADVQHAAMGEIDERTDWTAALSGVDSVVHLAARVHLMQETAADPLAEYRRINVALTLNLARQAAALGVRRFVFMSSIKVNGENTPVGQPFTTDDEPRPQDPYGISKLEAEQALMQLAGQTGMEVVILRPVLVYGPGVKANFQAMMRWLRKGVPLPLGSLDNRRSLVSLDNLVDCIATCLHHPAAANQIFLVSDGEDLTVKALLQRTATAFNRRARLLPVPKFVIEAAGRVFGREAITQRLCDTLQVDISKTRCMLGWEPPVSIDDALRKTAQQFQDG